In one Cloacibacillus porcorum genomic region, the following are encoded:
- a CDS encoding chromate transporter has translation MVLIELFWSFVKIGFTSFGGLSMIPLINAEMISHGWMTAGEVSDIIAIAEMTPGPLGPNCATFAGIKAAGIAGAVAANLGVLSPTLTLTAAAALFFDRVKQNRRMTQIMTGVRPACVGMIAGVTLSLGITNYAADNFVDLPLVAIGLLDLVLLLRWRVSVPKVIVLSAALGLLCFGIQ, from the coding sequence GTGGTGCTGATTGAGCTCTTCTGGAGCTTTGTAAAGATCGGCTTCACCAGCTTCGGCGGGCTCTCCATGATCCCTTTGATCAACGCGGAGATGATCTCACACGGATGGATGACAGCGGGCGAGGTCTCGGACATCATCGCGATCGCCGAAATGACTCCGGGCCCGCTCGGCCCCAACTGCGCGACCTTCGCCGGCATCAAGGCTGCCGGTATCGCCGGCGCGGTGGCAGCCAACCTCGGCGTTCTCTCGCCGACGCTGACGCTCACCGCCGCCGCGGCCCTCTTTTTCGACCGCGTCAAGCAAAACCGCCGCATGACGCAGATAATGACCGGCGTCCGTCCGGCCTGCGTCGGTATGATCGCGGGGGTGACGCTGTCGCTCGGCATAACAAATTATGCCGCCGATAATTTTGTGGACCTGCCGCTGGTCGCAATCGGCCTGCTGGATCTGGTACTGCTGCTCAGGTGGCGCGTCAGCGTGCCGAAGGTGATCGTCCTCAGCGCGGCGCTGGGGCTGCTCTGCTTCGGGATACAATGA
- the xylB gene encoding xylulokinase has product MEKLFGVDFGTGGCKAMVIDLDGNICASAFEEYPSQHLKPGWSEQEPAMWLDAFVKTVRSCGEQMKDGFGGVLALAVTASTHNAVLLDKDSRVIRPCIMWNDQRSGDQCRRLNENYGDDIFRIGMQMPTPTWTLPQLMWLKEHEPENYAKIDRLMFTKDYIRSYITGDFCTDVVDAQGSLLFDARKNCWSPEICRMIDLPLAVLPDVRRSKEVVGRVRAEIAALTGLPEGLPVIAGCSDTAAEDFSAGAVTAGQIVVKLATAGNVNLITDKAVPHEKSFTYPYSVEGKWYTVTATNSCASAYRWMRDALYPAEKELCEREGRDVYLLMDEQAAGAELGARGLIFHPYLLGERCPYFNPNARGDFFGVSMVHNKGHFARALLEGVAFSLYDCLQVLKDFTDKMEDIVVIGGGAKSPLWSQIVCDVFGLEVKQPANAESSFGGALLAGVGVGAFANELEAAGRCIRMKRTYKPDPGNHAKYDQLFAIYKEVAQTMPPVWEKLAQIAND; this is encoded by the coding sequence ATGGAAAAGCTTTTTGGCGTGGACTTTGGCACCGGCGGCTGCAAGGCGATGGTCATTGATCTCGACGGCAATATCTGTGCCTCGGCCTTTGAAGAATATCCGTCGCAGCATCTGAAACCGGGATGGTCAGAGCAGGAGCCCGCGATGTGGCTCGACGCCTTCGTGAAAACGGTGCGCTCCTGCGGGGAGCAGATGAAGGACGGCTTTGGAGGCGTGCTCGCTCTCGCGGTGACGGCCTCGACGCACAACGCGGTGCTGCTTGACAAAGACTCGCGCGTGATCCGTCCCTGCATCATGTGGAACGACCAGCGGAGCGGAGACCAGTGCCGCCGCCTGAATGAAAATTACGGCGACGATATATTCCGCATAGGCATGCAGATGCCGACGCCCACCTGGACGCTGCCGCAGCTGATGTGGCTAAAAGAGCACGAACCGGAAAACTACGCTAAGATCGATCGCCTGATGTTTACCAAAGACTATATCCGCTCATATATAACGGGTGATTTCTGCACCGACGTGGTCGACGCTCAGGGAAGCCTGCTCTTCGACGCGAGGAAGAACTGCTGGTCCCCCGAAATATGCCGGATGATCGACCTGCCGCTGGCGGTGCTGCCCGACGTGCGCCGCTCCAAGGAGGTCGTCGGCAGGGTACGCGCCGAAATCGCCGCGCTTACCGGACTGCCGGAGGGGCTGCCCGTTATCGCCGGATGCTCCGATACGGCGGCCGAGGATTTCAGCGCCGGCGCCGTAACGGCCGGTCAGATCGTCGTCAAACTCGCCACCGCGGGCAACGTCAACCTAATCACCGACAAGGCCGTTCCCCACGAAAAATCATTCACCTATCCCTACTCGGTGGAGGGTAAATGGTATACGGTCACGGCGACCAACAGCTGCGCCTCCGCCTACCGCTGGATGCGCGACGCGCTATATCCCGCGGAAAAGGAGCTCTGCGAACGGGAAGGCCGGGACGTCTACCTTCTCATGGACGAACAGGCCGCAGGCGCGGAGCTTGGCGCGCGCGGGCTGATCTTCCACCCCTATCTTCTCGGAGAGCGCTGTCCCTACTTCAATCCCAACGCGCGCGGGGATTTCTTCGGCGTCAGCATGGTGCATAACAAGGGCCACTTTGCGCGCGCGCTGCTTGAGGGCGTGGCCTTCAGCCTCTATGACTGCCTGCAGGTTTTGAAAGACTTCACTGACAAGATGGAGGATATCGTCGTGATCGGCGGAGGGGCTAAGAGCCCGCTTTGGAGCCAGATCGTCTGCGACGTATTCGGCCTGGAGGTCAAACAGCCCGCGAACGCCGAATCTTCCTTCGGCGGCGCGCTGCTGGCGGGCGTCGGCGTCGGAGCCTTCGCGAACGAGCTGGAGGCCGCCGGGAGATGTATCCGCATGAAGCGGACATACAAGCCCGATCCGGGCAATCACGCCAAATACGACCAGCTGTTCGCTATTTACAAAGAGGTGGCGCAGACTATGCCGCCGGTATGGGAAAAACTGGCTCAGATCGCCAACGACTGA
- a CDS encoding MurR/RpiR family transcriptional regulator: MREKSTSGAFYSRVQEKLDSLSKKERKTVEYMADNQEKLIYASITELAELAGTSEATVTRVCTKLGYSGFQALKVGVARELVSPQEKIHEDLNADSSAEVIIDKIFSSAIQTMTMTQRALDASAVARCIEVLCRARRIVVIGNGNSGAIAMDAQHKFLRIGLNVSAYTDDHMQMIAMASLGKEDVVMAISHSGSSRDVADAIRFVKENGATVISLTSNGISPVSKLADIRLYTHSQETRYRTYAIASRMAELTIIDTLYTGVSLKLGESAIQNFEALEKALVVKKY, translated from the coding sequence ATGAGAGAAAAATCTACTAGCGGCGCTTTTTACAGCCGGGTACAGGAAAAGCTGGATTCCCTTTCCAAAAAAGAGCGGAAGACGGTCGAGTACATGGCGGACAACCAGGAAAAACTAATCTACGCCTCGATCACCGAGCTGGCGGAGCTGGCGGGGACCAGCGAGGCCACCGTCACCAGGGTATGTACGAAGCTGGGATATTCGGGGTTTCAGGCCCTGAAGGTGGGAGTCGCGCGCGAGCTGGTCTCGCCGCAGGAAAAGATCCACGAGGACCTGAACGCCGACTCCTCGGCGGAGGTGATCATCGACAAGATATTTTCCAGCGCCATCCAGACGATGACGATGACGCAGAGGGCGCTGGACGCTTCCGCGGTGGCGAGGTGCATAGAGGTGCTTTGCCGCGCGCGGCGGATAGTCGTCATCGGCAACGGCAACTCCGGCGCGATCGCGATGGACGCGCAGCATAAGTTTTTGCGGATCGGCCTCAACGTGAGCGCCTACACCGACGACCATATGCAGATGATCGCTATGGCCTCCCTGGGTAAAGAGGATGTCGTGATGGCGATCTCCCATTCCGGCAGCTCCCGTGACGTGGCCGACGCGATCCGGTTTGTGAAAGAAAACGGGGCGACAGTCATATCGCTCACGAGCAATGGGATATCGCCGGTTTCGAAGCTGGCCGACATCCGTCTCTATACCCACTCGCAGGAGACGAGATACCGGACCTACGCGATAGCGTCGCGGATGGCGGAACTCACGATCATCGATACTCTCTATACCGGCGTTTCGCTGAAGCTGGGAGAGAGCGCGATCCAGAATTTTGAGGCGCTGGAAAAGGCGCTTGTAGTAAAAAAGTATTAG
- a CDS encoding glycine/betaine/sarcosine/D-proline family reductase selenoprotein B — MEQKKWRVVCYINQFFGQIGGEEMAHVGFSVKHEAVGPARLFQELLRERCEVVGTVICGDNYFAEDTERGAAEGLALVRALKPDLFIAGPAFNAGRYGISCGCMASAVARELHIPTVTGMFPENPAVELYRKDTYIVKTGIMSSQLRNVAPVMAGIGLRLLTGEHIGSAAAEGYMIRDVILNEEQPDNAAVRAIDMLMKKIKGEPFVSELLPPNFDNVEPAPPVTDLSGVKLALVSDGGLIPEQNPDKLKPNGSTTWGHYDWDRLVAEPHFVIHSGYDGTWVLEDPCRLFPVDVLREEVSAGRLGALEPEVCVATGNCASVAASQDIGRQIAAELLNKGVNAAILTSTUGTSTRCGSTIVKEIERVGIPVTQICAVVDIAGSVGASRILRGFAITCPVGNPNLSPADEKACRRRYVEKALEMLTIPGQPGHVEDLL; from the coding sequence ATGGAACAAAAAAAATGGCGGGTAGTCTGCTACATAAATCAATTCTTCGGACAGATCGGCGGCGAAGAGATGGCCCACGTCGGTTTCAGCGTCAAGCATGAGGCCGTCGGCCCCGCGAGACTCTTCCAGGAACTTTTGCGGGAGCGCTGCGAGGTGGTGGGAACGGTAATCTGCGGCGACAACTATTTTGCGGAGGACACGGAGCGCGGCGCGGCCGAGGGGCTGGCGCTGGTACGCGCGCTGAAGCCGGACCTGTTTATCGCGGGGCCCGCCTTTAACGCCGGGCGTTACGGCATCAGCTGCGGCTGCATGGCTTCGGCGGTGGCCCGCGAGCTTCATATCCCCACGGTCACCGGCATGTTCCCGGAGAACCCCGCCGTCGAGCTTTACCGCAAGGATACCTACATCGTAAAGACCGGCATAATGTCCTCGCAGCTGCGCAATGTCGCCCCCGTGATGGCCGGTATCGGGCTGCGGCTGCTGACGGGGGAGCATATCGGCAGCGCCGCCGCCGAGGGGTATATGATCCGCGACGTGATCCTCAACGAGGAACAGCCGGACAATGCCGCCGTGCGCGCCATCGATATGCTGATGAAAAAGATAAAAGGGGAGCCCTTTGTCAGCGAGCTGCTGCCTCCGAATTTCGATAACGTGGAGCCGGCGCCGCCGGTAACCGATCTGAGCGGGGTCAAATTGGCCCTTGTCTCCGACGGAGGCCTTATCCCCGAACAAAATCCCGACAAGCTGAAACCCAACGGCAGCACCACCTGGGGCCATTACGACTGGGACAGGCTCGTGGCGGAGCCGCATTTCGTCATCCACAGCGGCTATGACGGCACCTGGGTGCTCGAAGATCCCTGCCGTCTCTTTCCCGTGGACGTGCTGCGCGAAGAGGTCTCGGCGGGAAGGCTCGGAGCGCTGGAGCCGGAGGTCTGCGTGGCGACGGGAAACTGCGCCTCGGTAGCCGCCTCGCAGGATATTGGGCGGCAGATCGCCGCCGAGCTGCTGAATAAGGGTGTCAACGCCGCTATCCTCACCTCCACCTGAGGCACGAGCACTCGTTGCGGGTCAACGATTGTCAAAGAGATAGAGCGTGTTGGCATCCCGGTGACGCAGATCTGCGCCGTGGTCGATATCGCCGGTTCTGTGGGCGCTTCGCGTATACTGCGCGGTTTTGCCATCACCTGCCCCGTCGGCAACCCCAATCTCAGCCCGGCGGACGAAAAGGCCTGCCGCCGCCGCTATGTGGAAAAGGCGCTGGAAATGCTCACAATTCCCGGCCAGCCCGGGCATGTGGAGGATCTTTTATAG
- a CDS encoding glycine/sarcosine/betaine reductase component B subunit, which yields MKLTVETVHIKDLQFGESTSLRDGVLYVSKEDILAFAAGEPCFDTLKIDIARPGDSTRIINVVDVVQPRCKMSDNIDWPGVLTDDYEIAGGGVTRAVEGMGIVLCQNDTYWSRKWGSFDMSGECAEINPYAKMPMLVIEPLTPADADFREYREALRRVGFKTSVMLAKATHERAADSSETFDNSERHPGLPNVAYVYQIYSKQYDTQNYREPMLYGNAVPDTLPLIMQPTEVLDGAISPCGGFRCVTTYEIQNHPVIIELMRRHGKELNFAGVVITVTSVEAKHRNLVSKMAASLLKEVFHADGAIITKGVGGASTLCVGAIASEAEKLGIKAVPIIQILNGKSNLGVECMISDHNVNSIVCSGTYYHNFSLPAVETLLGGPEDALYLSGDDGVIGGHKIATGDPAKGRVRSTYMKQVGLMSQVGFSYGMAVDY from the coding sequence ATGAAATTAACGGTTGAAACGGTTCACATTAAAGATCTGCAATTCGGCGAGTCTACCTCTCTGCGCGACGGCGTGCTCTACGTCAGCAAAGAGGATATCCTGGCGTTCGCCGCGGGCGAGCCCTGCTTTGACACCCTGAAGATCGACATTGCCCGCCCCGGCGACTCAACGCGTATCATCAACGTCGTGGATGTTGTACAGCCCCGCTGCAAGATGTCGGATAATATCGACTGGCCGGGCGTACTGACGGACGACTATGAGATAGCGGGCGGCGGTGTGACGCGCGCCGTTGAGGGAATGGGCATCGTCCTCTGCCAGAACGACACGTACTGGTCAAGAAAATGGGGATCGTTCGATATGAGCGGCGAATGCGCGGAGATAAATCCCTACGCGAAGATGCCCATGCTCGTCATTGAACCGCTGACGCCGGCTGACGCCGATTTCCGCGAGTACCGCGAGGCGCTGCGCCGCGTTGGTTTCAAAACGAGCGTAATGCTCGCGAAGGCGACGCACGAACGGGCCGCCGACAGCAGCGAGACCTTCGACAACAGTGAGCGGCATCCGGGGCTGCCCAATGTCGCCTATGTCTATCAGATCTATTCAAAGCAGTACGATACGCAAAATTACCGGGAGCCGATGCTCTACGGCAACGCAGTTCCTGATACGCTGCCGCTGATCATGCAGCCCACGGAGGTGCTTGACGGGGCGATCTCACCCTGCGGCGGTTTCCGCTGCGTCACGACCTATGAGATACAGAACCATCCAGTCATCATCGAGCTGATGCGGCGTCACGGCAAAGAGCTGAATTTCGCGGGCGTGGTGATCACCGTCACATCGGTGGAGGCCAAGCACCGCAATCTGGTCTCAAAGATGGCGGCCAGCCTGCTCAAAGAGGTATTTCACGCAGACGGTGCCATCATCACCAAGGGGGTCGGCGGCGCCTCGACCCTGTGCGTGGGGGCGATCGCTAGCGAAGCGGAAAAGCTCGGCATCAAGGCCGTTCCCATCATTCAGATACTCAACGGGAAGAGCAATCTCGGCGTCGAATGTATGATCAGCGACCATAACGTCAATTCGATCGTATGTTCCGGCACCTATTATCACAACTTCTCACTGCCTGCGGTCGAGACTTTGCTGGGCGGCCCGGAAGATGCTCTTTATCTGAGCGGCGACGACGGCGTCATCGGCGGTCACAAGATAGCGACCGGGGACCCAGCGAAGGGGCGGGTCCGCTCAACCTATATGAAACAGGTGGGGCTGATGAGCCAGGTAGGTTTTTCCTACGGGATGGCTGTGGATTACTAG